Proteins co-encoded in one Astyanax mexicanus isolate ESR-SI-001 chromosome 1, AstMex3_surface, whole genome shotgun sequence genomic window:
- the efr3bb gene encoding protein EFR3 homolog B isoform X2, producing the protein MSGVCGCCCGAFRPRYKRLVDNIFPEDPEDGLVKANMEKLTFYALSAPEKLDRIGAYLSERLSRDVARHRYGYVCIAMEALDQLLMACHCQSINLFVESFLKMVRKLLESDKPNLQILGTNSFVKFANIEEDTPSYHRSYDFFVSRFSEMCHSSFEDPDFRIKIRMAGIKGLQGVVRKTVNDELQANIWDPQHMDKIVPSLLFNLQPGEGTESRSPSPLQASEGKEKESPAELTERCFRELLGRAAYGNIKNAVTPVLMHLDNHSLWEGKTFAVRCFKIIMYSIQSQHSHLVIQQLLGHLDANSKTSATVRAGIVEVLLEAAAIAASGSVGPTVLEVFNTLLRQLKLSVDYELTGSYDCTTMGTKTIKEHEERQLQEAVIMTIGSFANTLPTYQRSEVMLFIMGKIPIPGMHPTLQPAGSEADRLIQLMLLKSLRQVTTGFQSTNMLTALPSSFLDPLLSFALLEDAHIRLLVLEILVSLIDRHDNLPKFSTISIISDISVLKLKMEKCSRQDNLFMKKHAQQLYRHIYLSCKEQSSMQPHFEMLYTLLALISMELANEEVVVDLIRLALALQDLALASEETLPVYNRCAVHALSAAYLNLICQLTTVPTFCQHVHEVIEVRQKDCPFLLPEDIFIEDPKIPEVLEKPEGEVLFQQAKVTEVLGGSGFNTERLATPYIPQFTDEDRLSKRKSIGETISLQVEVESRNSPEKEERTPAEEITFEALKNAIVDTVGMEEQERERRRQVVEKFQKAPFEEIAAHCGARATMLQSKLSQIFEITIRPPPSPSGTITAGYGQTQSRSVPVYEMKFPDLCVY; encoded by the exons GAGTGTGTGGTTGTTGCTGTGGGGCTTTCAGGCCCCGTTACAAGCGCCTCGTGGACAACATTTTTCCTGAAGATCCAGAG gatgGGTTGGTAAAGGCCAACATGGAGAAGTTGACATTCTATGCACTGTCAGCTCCAGAGAAACTGGACCGAATAGGAGCTTACCTGTCCGAGAGGCTATCCCGTGATGTGGCTAGACACAGATATGG ATATGTGTGCATTGCTATGGAGGCTCTGGACCAGCTGTTGATGGCGTGCCACTGTCAGAGCATTAACTTGTTTGTTGAGAGTTTTCTGAAGATGGTGCGCAAACTGTTGGAATCTGACAAACCCAACCTGCAGATACTGGGAACCAACTCT TTTGTGAAGTTTGCCAACATTGAGGAGGACACTCCTTCTTATCATCGTAGTTATGATTTCTTTGTGTCACGGTTTAGTGAGATGTGCCACTCCAGCTTTGAGGATCCAGACTTTCGTATCAA GATCCGTATGGCTGGTATAAAAGGATTGCAGGGGGTAGTGAGGAAGACGGTGAATGATGAATTACAGGCTAATATCTGGGACCCTCAGCACATGGACAAGATTGTTCCCTCGCTGCTTTTCAATTTGCAGCCCGGAGAAGGCACAGAGAG tcgcTCTCCCTCTCCACTGCAGGCCAGTGAAGGAAAGGAGAAGGAAAGTCCAGCTGAGCTCACAGAGCGCTGTTTTCGGGAGCTCCTCGGCCGCGCTGCCTACGGCAACATCAAGAACGCAGTCACCCCTGTGCTTAT GCACCTTGATAATCACTCACTTTGGGAGGGGAAAACATTTGCAGTGCGCTGCTTTAAGATCATCATGTACTCTATCCAG TCACAACACTCTCACCTGGTTATCCAGCAGCTTCTGGGTCACTTGGATGCTAACAGTAAGACATCGGCTACAGTGCGTGCCGGGATAGTGGAGGTTCTCCTGGAGGCAGCTGCTATAGCAGCAAGTGGCTCTGTTG GCCCCACCGTGCTAGAAGTGTTTAACACTCTGCTGAGGCAGCTGAAGCTCAGTGTGGACTATGAGCTCACTGGCTCTTATGACTGCACCACCATGGGCACTAAGACCATCAAAGAGCATGAAGAGAGGCAGCTCCAGGAAGCTGTCATCATGACCATAG GTTCTTTTGCTAATACTCTGCCCACGTACCAGCGCTCTGAGGTGATGCTTTTTATCATGGGAAAAATTCCTATTCCAGGCATGCACCCAACACTGCAACCTGCAGG GTCTGAAGCAGACAGGCTGATCCAGCTCATGTTGTTGAAATCTCTGAGACAG GTGACAACTGGCTTTCAGAGCACGAACATGTTGACCGCTCTGCCCAGCTCATTCCTGGACCCACTTTTGTCATTTGCCCTATTGGAGGATGCACACATCCGCCTGCTTGTCCTCGAAATCCTCGTCAGCCTCATTGATCGCCATGACAACCTTCCCAAGTTCTCCACCATTAG TATTATCTCTGACATCTCTGTGCTCAAACTGAAAATGGAGAAGTGTTCTCGGCAAGACAACCTCTTCATGAAGAAG cATGCCCAGCAGCTGTACAGACACATCTACCTGTCGTGTAAGGAGCAGAGCAGCATGCAGCCACACTTTGAGATGCTCTACACACTGCTGGCTCTTATCAGCATGGAACTTGCCAACGAGGAGGTAGTGGTGGACCTCATCCGCCTGGCACTGGCTCTGCAG GATTTGGCTCTAGCCAGCGAGGAGACGCTGCCTGTGTACAACCGCTGTGCTGTTCATGCCCTCTCTGCTGCCTACCTCAACCTCATCTGCCAACTCACCACCGTGCCCACCTTCTGCCAGCATGTTCACGAG GTGATCGAGGTGAGACAAAAGGATTGTCCATTTCTTTTGCCTGAGGATATCTTCATTGAAGATCCTAA GATCCCTGAGGTACTGGAGAAGCCAGAAGGAGAAGTGCTTTTCCAGCAGGCTAAAGTCACCGAAGTGCTGGGAGGAAGTGGCTTTAATACAGAGAGACTGGCCACACCTTATATACCTCAGTTTACAG atgaAGACAGGCTGTCAAAGAGGAAGAGTATAGGTGAAACTATCTCCCTGCAGGTAGAGGTGGAGTCCCGAAACAGTCCAGAGAAGGAGGAG AGAACACCAGCTGAGGAAATCACATTTGAGGCACTAAAGAATGCCATTG TGGACACTGTGGGAATGGAGGAACAGGAGAGAGAGCGGAGGAGGCAGGTTGTGGAGAAGTTCCAAAAGGCTCCATTTGAGGAGATAGCTGCCCATTGTGGAGCCAGA gCTACAATGCTACAGAGCAAACTCAGTCAAATCTTCGAAATCACAATCAG GCCACCACCAAGTCCGTCTGGGACCATCACAGCAGGATATGGTCAAACCCAGAGCCGCTCTGTTCCTGTGTATGAGATGAAGTTTCCAGATCTGTGTGTGTATTAG
- the efr3bb gene encoding protein EFR3 homolog B isoform X3 → MYGVCGCCCGAFRPRYKRLVDNIFPEDPEDGLVKANMEKLTFYALSAPEKLDRIGAYLSERLSRDVARHRYGYVCIAMEALDQLLMACHCQSINLFVESFLKMVRKLLESDKPNLQILGTNSFVKFANIEEDTPSYHRSYDFFVSRFSEMCHSSFEDPDFRIKIRMAGIKGLQGVVRKTVNDELQANIWDPQHMDKIVPSLLFNLQPGEGTESRSPSPLQASEGKEKESPAELTERCFRELLGRAAYGNIKNAVTPVLMHLDNHSLWEGKTFAVRCFKIIMYSIQSQHSHLVIQQLLGHLDANSKTSATVRAGIVEVLLEAAAIAASGSVGPTVLEVFNTLLRQLKLSVDYELTGSYDCTTMGTKTIKEHEERQLQEAVIMTIGSFANTLPTYQRSEVMLFIMGKIPIPGMHPTLQPAGSEADRLIQLMLLKSLRQVTTGFQSTNMLTALPSSFLDPLLSFALLEDAHIRLLVLEILVSLIDRHDNLPKFSTISIISDISVLKLKMEKCSRQDNLFMKKHAQQLYRHIYLSCKEQSSMQPHFEMLYTLLALISMELANEEVVVDLIRLALALQDLALASEETLPVYNRCAVHALSAAYLNLICQLTTVPTFCQHVHEVIEVRQKDCPFLLPEDIFIEDPKIPEVLEKPEGEVLFQQAKVTEVLGGSGFNTERLATPYIPQFTDEDRLSKRKSIGETISLQVEVESRNSPEKEERTPAEEITFEALKNAIVDTVGMEEQERERRRQVVEKFQKAPFEEIAAHCGARATMLQSKLSQIFEITIRPPPSPSGTITAGYGQTQSRSVPVYEMKFPDLCVY, encoded by the exons GAGTGTGTGGTTGTTGCTGTGGGGCTTTCAGGCCCCGTTACAAGCGCCTCGTGGACAACATTTTTCCTGAAGATCCAGAG gatgGGTTGGTAAAGGCCAACATGGAGAAGTTGACATTCTATGCACTGTCAGCTCCAGAGAAACTGGACCGAATAGGAGCTTACCTGTCCGAGAGGCTATCCCGTGATGTGGCTAGACACAGATATGG ATATGTGTGCATTGCTATGGAGGCTCTGGACCAGCTGTTGATGGCGTGCCACTGTCAGAGCATTAACTTGTTTGTTGAGAGTTTTCTGAAGATGGTGCGCAAACTGTTGGAATCTGACAAACCCAACCTGCAGATACTGGGAACCAACTCT TTTGTGAAGTTTGCCAACATTGAGGAGGACACTCCTTCTTATCATCGTAGTTATGATTTCTTTGTGTCACGGTTTAGTGAGATGTGCCACTCCAGCTTTGAGGATCCAGACTTTCGTATCAA GATCCGTATGGCTGGTATAAAAGGATTGCAGGGGGTAGTGAGGAAGACGGTGAATGATGAATTACAGGCTAATATCTGGGACCCTCAGCACATGGACAAGATTGTTCCCTCGCTGCTTTTCAATTTGCAGCCCGGAGAAGGCACAGAGAG tcgcTCTCCCTCTCCACTGCAGGCCAGTGAAGGAAAGGAGAAGGAAAGTCCAGCTGAGCTCACAGAGCGCTGTTTTCGGGAGCTCCTCGGCCGCGCTGCCTACGGCAACATCAAGAACGCAGTCACCCCTGTGCTTAT GCACCTTGATAATCACTCACTTTGGGAGGGGAAAACATTTGCAGTGCGCTGCTTTAAGATCATCATGTACTCTATCCAG TCACAACACTCTCACCTGGTTATCCAGCAGCTTCTGGGTCACTTGGATGCTAACAGTAAGACATCGGCTACAGTGCGTGCCGGGATAGTGGAGGTTCTCCTGGAGGCAGCTGCTATAGCAGCAAGTGGCTCTGTTG GCCCCACCGTGCTAGAAGTGTTTAACACTCTGCTGAGGCAGCTGAAGCTCAGTGTGGACTATGAGCTCACTGGCTCTTATGACTGCACCACCATGGGCACTAAGACCATCAAAGAGCATGAAGAGAGGCAGCTCCAGGAAGCTGTCATCATGACCATAG GTTCTTTTGCTAATACTCTGCCCACGTACCAGCGCTCTGAGGTGATGCTTTTTATCATGGGAAAAATTCCTATTCCAGGCATGCACCCAACACTGCAACCTGCAGG GTCTGAAGCAGACAGGCTGATCCAGCTCATGTTGTTGAAATCTCTGAGACAG GTGACAACTGGCTTTCAGAGCACGAACATGTTGACCGCTCTGCCCAGCTCATTCCTGGACCCACTTTTGTCATTTGCCCTATTGGAGGATGCACACATCCGCCTGCTTGTCCTCGAAATCCTCGTCAGCCTCATTGATCGCCATGACAACCTTCCCAAGTTCTCCACCATTAG TATTATCTCTGACATCTCTGTGCTCAAACTGAAAATGGAGAAGTGTTCTCGGCAAGACAACCTCTTCATGAAGAAG cATGCCCAGCAGCTGTACAGACACATCTACCTGTCGTGTAAGGAGCAGAGCAGCATGCAGCCACACTTTGAGATGCTCTACACACTGCTGGCTCTTATCAGCATGGAACTTGCCAACGAGGAGGTAGTGGTGGACCTCATCCGCCTGGCACTGGCTCTGCAG GATTTGGCTCTAGCCAGCGAGGAGACGCTGCCTGTGTACAACCGCTGTGCTGTTCATGCCCTCTCTGCTGCCTACCTCAACCTCATCTGCCAACTCACCACCGTGCCCACCTTCTGCCAGCATGTTCACGAG GTGATCGAGGTGAGACAAAAGGATTGTCCATTTCTTTTGCCTGAGGATATCTTCATTGAAGATCCTAA GATCCCTGAGGTACTGGAGAAGCCAGAAGGAGAAGTGCTTTTCCAGCAGGCTAAAGTCACCGAAGTGCTGGGAGGAAGTGGCTTTAATACAGAGAGACTGGCCACACCTTATATACCTCAGTTTACAG atgaAGACAGGCTGTCAAAGAGGAAGAGTATAGGTGAAACTATCTCCCTGCAGGTAGAGGTGGAGTCCCGAAACAGTCCAGAGAAGGAGGAG AGAACACCAGCTGAGGAAATCACATTTGAGGCACTAAAGAATGCCATTG TGGACACTGTGGGAATGGAGGAACAGGAGAGAGAGCGGAGGAGGCAGGTTGTGGAGAAGTTCCAAAAGGCTCCATTTGAGGAGATAGCTGCCCATTGTGGAGCCAGA gCTACAATGCTACAGAGCAAACTCAGTCAAATCTTCGAAATCACAATCAG GCCACCACCAAGTCCGTCTGGGACCATCACAGCAGGATATGGTCAAACCCAGAGCCGCTCTGTTCCTGTGTATGAGATGAAGTTTCCAGATCTGTGTGTGTATTAG
- the efr3bb gene encoding protein EFR3 homolog B isoform X1: MPVPTPVPDPHATRRLTLDCRSLLDHRQASGVCGCCCGAFRPRYKRLVDNIFPEDPEDGLVKANMEKLTFYALSAPEKLDRIGAYLSERLSRDVARHRYGYVCIAMEALDQLLMACHCQSINLFVESFLKMVRKLLESDKPNLQILGTNSFVKFANIEEDTPSYHRSYDFFVSRFSEMCHSSFEDPDFRIKIRMAGIKGLQGVVRKTVNDELQANIWDPQHMDKIVPSLLFNLQPGEGTESRSPSPLQASEGKEKESPAELTERCFRELLGRAAYGNIKNAVTPVLMHLDNHSLWEGKTFAVRCFKIIMYSIQSQHSHLVIQQLLGHLDANSKTSATVRAGIVEVLLEAAAIAASGSVGPTVLEVFNTLLRQLKLSVDYELTGSYDCTTMGTKTIKEHEERQLQEAVIMTIGSFANTLPTYQRSEVMLFIMGKIPIPGMHPTLQPAGSEADRLIQLMLLKSLRQVTTGFQSTNMLTALPSSFLDPLLSFALLEDAHIRLLVLEILVSLIDRHDNLPKFSTISIISDISVLKLKMEKCSRQDNLFMKKHAQQLYRHIYLSCKEQSSMQPHFEMLYTLLALISMELANEEVVVDLIRLALALQDLALASEETLPVYNRCAVHALSAAYLNLICQLTTVPTFCQHVHEVIEVRQKDCPFLLPEDIFIEDPKIPEVLEKPEGEVLFQQAKVTEVLGGSGFNTERLATPYIPQFTDEDRLSKRKSIGETISLQVEVESRNSPEKEERTPAEEITFEALKNAIVDTVGMEEQERERRRQVVEKFQKAPFEEIAAHCGARATMLQSKLSQIFEITIRPPPSPSGTITAGYGQTQSRSVPVYEMKFPDLCVY, encoded by the exons GAGTGTGTGGTTGTTGCTGTGGGGCTTTCAGGCCCCGTTACAAGCGCCTCGTGGACAACATTTTTCCTGAAGATCCAGAG gatgGGTTGGTAAAGGCCAACATGGAGAAGTTGACATTCTATGCACTGTCAGCTCCAGAGAAACTGGACCGAATAGGAGCTTACCTGTCCGAGAGGCTATCCCGTGATGTGGCTAGACACAGATATGG ATATGTGTGCATTGCTATGGAGGCTCTGGACCAGCTGTTGATGGCGTGCCACTGTCAGAGCATTAACTTGTTTGTTGAGAGTTTTCTGAAGATGGTGCGCAAACTGTTGGAATCTGACAAACCCAACCTGCAGATACTGGGAACCAACTCT TTTGTGAAGTTTGCCAACATTGAGGAGGACACTCCTTCTTATCATCGTAGTTATGATTTCTTTGTGTCACGGTTTAGTGAGATGTGCCACTCCAGCTTTGAGGATCCAGACTTTCGTATCAA GATCCGTATGGCTGGTATAAAAGGATTGCAGGGGGTAGTGAGGAAGACGGTGAATGATGAATTACAGGCTAATATCTGGGACCCTCAGCACATGGACAAGATTGTTCCCTCGCTGCTTTTCAATTTGCAGCCCGGAGAAGGCACAGAGAG tcgcTCTCCCTCTCCACTGCAGGCCAGTGAAGGAAAGGAGAAGGAAAGTCCAGCTGAGCTCACAGAGCGCTGTTTTCGGGAGCTCCTCGGCCGCGCTGCCTACGGCAACATCAAGAACGCAGTCACCCCTGTGCTTAT GCACCTTGATAATCACTCACTTTGGGAGGGGAAAACATTTGCAGTGCGCTGCTTTAAGATCATCATGTACTCTATCCAG TCACAACACTCTCACCTGGTTATCCAGCAGCTTCTGGGTCACTTGGATGCTAACAGTAAGACATCGGCTACAGTGCGTGCCGGGATAGTGGAGGTTCTCCTGGAGGCAGCTGCTATAGCAGCAAGTGGCTCTGTTG GCCCCACCGTGCTAGAAGTGTTTAACACTCTGCTGAGGCAGCTGAAGCTCAGTGTGGACTATGAGCTCACTGGCTCTTATGACTGCACCACCATGGGCACTAAGACCATCAAAGAGCATGAAGAGAGGCAGCTCCAGGAAGCTGTCATCATGACCATAG GTTCTTTTGCTAATACTCTGCCCACGTACCAGCGCTCTGAGGTGATGCTTTTTATCATGGGAAAAATTCCTATTCCAGGCATGCACCCAACACTGCAACCTGCAGG GTCTGAAGCAGACAGGCTGATCCAGCTCATGTTGTTGAAATCTCTGAGACAG GTGACAACTGGCTTTCAGAGCACGAACATGTTGACCGCTCTGCCCAGCTCATTCCTGGACCCACTTTTGTCATTTGCCCTATTGGAGGATGCACACATCCGCCTGCTTGTCCTCGAAATCCTCGTCAGCCTCATTGATCGCCATGACAACCTTCCCAAGTTCTCCACCATTAG TATTATCTCTGACATCTCTGTGCTCAAACTGAAAATGGAGAAGTGTTCTCGGCAAGACAACCTCTTCATGAAGAAG cATGCCCAGCAGCTGTACAGACACATCTACCTGTCGTGTAAGGAGCAGAGCAGCATGCAGCCACACTTTGAGATGCTCTACACACTGCTGGCTCTTATCAGCATGGAACTTGCCAACGAGGAGGTAGTGGTGGACCTCATCCGCCTGGCACTGGCTCTGCAG GATTTGGCTCTAGCCAGCGAGGAGACGCTGCCTGTGTACAACCGCTGTGCTGTTCATGCCCTCTCTGCTGCCTACCTCAACCTCATCTGCCAACTCACCACCGTGCCCACCTTCTGCCAGCATGTTCACGAG GTGATCGAGGTGAGACAAAAGGATTGTCCATTTCTTTTGCCTGAGGATATCTTCATTGAAGATCCTAA GATCCCTGAGGTACTGGAGAAGCCAGAAGGAGAAGTGCTTTTCCAGCAGGCTAAAGTCACCGAAGTGCTGGGAGGAAGTGGCTTTAATACAGAGAGACTGGCCACACCTTATATACCTCAGTTTACAG atgaAGACAGGCTGTCAAAGAGGAAGAGTATAGGTGAAACTATCTCCCTGCAGGTAGAGGTGGAGTCCCGAAACAGTCCAGAGAAGGAGGAG AGAACACCAGCTGAGGAAATCACATTTGAGGCACTAAAGAATGCCATTG TGGACACTGTGGGAATGGAGGAACAGGAGAGAGAGCGGAGGAGGCAGGTTGTGGAGAAGTTCCAAAAGGCTCCATTTGAGGAGATAGCTGCCCATTGTGGAGCCAGA gCTACAATGCTACAGAGCAAACTCAGTCAAATCTTCGAAATCACAATCAG GCCACCACCAAGTCCGTCTGGGACCATCACAGCAGGATATGGTCAAACCCAGAGCCGCTCTGTTCCTGTGTATGAGATGAAGTTTCCAGATCTGTGTGTGTATTAG
- the efr3bb gene encoding protein EFR3 homolog B isoform X4 gives MEKLTFYALSAPEKLDRIGAYLSERLSRDVARHRYGYVCIAMEALDQLLMACHCQSINLFVESFLKMVRKLLESDKPNLQILGTNSFVKFANIEEDTPSYHRSYDFFVSRFSEMCHSSFEDPDFRIKIRMAGIKGLQGVVRKTVNDELQANIWDPQHMDKIVPSLLFNLQPGEGTESRSPSPLQASEGKEKESPAELTERCFRELLGRAAYGNIKNAVTPVLMHLDNHSLWEGKTFAVRCFKIIMYSIQSQHSHLVIQQLLGHLDANSKTSATVRAGIVEVLLEAAAIAASGSVGPTVLEVFNTLLRQLKLSVDYELTGSYDCTTMGTKTIKEHEERQLQEAVIMTIGSFANTLPTYQRSEVMLFIMGKIPIPGMHPTLQPAGSEADRLIQLMLLKSLRQVTTGFQSTNMLTALPSSFLDPLLSFALLEDAHIRLLVLEILVSLIDRHDNLPKFSTISIISDISVLKLKMEKCSRQDNLFMKKHAQQLYRHIYLSCKEQSSMQPHFEMLYTLLALISMELANEEVVVDLIRLALALQDLALASEETLPVYNRCAVHALSAAYLNLICQLTTVPTFCQHVHEVIEVRQKDCPFLLPEDIFIEDPKIPEVLEKPEGEVLFQQAKVTEVLGGSGFNTERLATPYIPQFTDEDRLSKRKSIGETISLQVEVESRNSPEKEERTPAEEITFEALKNAIVDTVGMEEQERERRRQVVEKFQKAPFEEIAAHCGARATMLQSKLSQIFEITIRPPPSPSGTITAGYGQTQSRSVPVYEMKFPDLCVY, from the exons ATGGAGAAGTTGACATTCTATGCACTGTCAGCTCCAGAGAAACTGGACCGAATAGGAGCTTACCTGTCCGAGAGGCTATCCCGTGATGTGGCTAGACACAGATATGG ATATGTGTGCATTGCTATGGAGGCTCTGGACCAGCTGTTGATGGCGTGCCACTGTCAGAGCATTAACTTGTTTGTTGAGAGTTTTCTGAAGATGGTGCGCAAACTGTTGGAATCTGACAAACCCAACCTGCAGATACTGGGAACCAACTCT TTTGTGAAGTTTGCCAACATTGAGGAGGACACTCCTTCTTATCATCGTAGTTATGATTTCTTTGTGTCACGGTTTAGTGAGATGTGCCACTCCAGCTTTGAGGATCCAGACTTTCGTATCAA GATCCGTATGGCTGGTATAAAAGGATTGCAGGGGGTAGTGAGGAAGACGGTGAATGATGAATTACAGGCTAATATCTGGGACCCTCAGCACATGGACAAGATTGTTCCCTCGCTGCTTTTCAATTTGCAGCCCGGAGAAGGCACAGAGAG tcgcTCTCCCTCTCCACTGCAGGCCAGTGAAGGAAAGGAGAAGGAAAGTCCAGCTGAGCTCACAGAGCGCTGTTTTCGGGAGCTCCTCGGCCGCGCTGCCTACGGCAACATCAAGAACGCAGTCACCCCTGTGCTTAT GCACCTTGATAATCACTCACTTTGGGAGGGGAAAACATTTGCAGTGCGCTGCTTTAAGATCATCATGTACTCTATCCAG TCACAACACTCTCACCTGGTTATCCAGCAGCTTCTGGGTCACTTGGATGCTAACAGTAAGACATCGGCTACAGTGCGTGCCGGGATAGTGGAGGTTCTCCTGGAGGCAGCTGCTATAGCAGCAAGTGGCTCTGTTG GCCCCACCGTGCTAGAAGTGTTTAACACTCTGCTGAGGCAGCTGAAGCTCAGTGTGGACTATGAGCTCACTGGCTCTTATGACTGCACCACCATGGGCACTAAGACCATCAAAGAGCATGAAGAGAGGCAGCTCCAGGAAGCTGTCATCATGACCATAG GTTCTTTTGCTAATACTCTGCCCACGTACCAGCGCTCTGAGGTGATGCTTTTTATCATGGGAAAAATTCCTATTCCAGGCATGCACCCAACACTGCAACCTGCAGG GTCTGAAGCAGACAGGCTGATCCAGCTCATGTTGTTGAAATCTCTGAGACAG GTGACAACTGGCTTTCAGAGCACGAACATGTTGACCGCTCTGCCCAGCTCATTCCTGGACCCACTTTTGTCATTTGCCCTATTGGAGGATGCACACATCCGCCTGCTTGTCCTCGAAATCCTCGTCAGCCTCATTGATCGCCATGACAACCTTCCCAAGTTCTCCACCATTAG TATTATCTCTGACATCTCTGTGCTCAAACTGAAAATGGAGAAGTGTTCTCGGCAAGACAACCTCTTCATGAAGAAG cATGCCCAGCAGCTGTACAGACACATCTACCTGTCGTGTAAGGAGCAGAGCAGCATGCAGCCACACTTTGAGATGCTCTACACACTGCTGGCTCTTATCAGCATGGAACTTGCCAACGAGGAGGTAGTGGTGGACCTCATCCGCCTGGCACTGGCTCTGCAG GATTTGGCTCTAGCCAGCGAGGAGACGCTGCCTGTGTACAACCGCTGTGCTGTTCATGCCCTCTCTGCTGCCTACCTCAACCTCATCTGCCAACTCACCACCGTGCCCACCTTCTGCCAGCATGTTCACGAG GTGATCGAGGTGAGACAAAAGGATTGTCCATTTCTTTTGCCTGAGGATATCTTCATTGAAGATCCTAA GATCCCTGAGGTACTGGAGAAGCCAGAAGGAGAAGTGCTTTTCCAGCAGGCTAAAGTCACCGAAGTGCTGGGAGGAAGTGGCTTTAATACAGAGAGACTGGCCACACCTTATATACCTCAGTTTACAG atgaAGACAGGCTGTCAAAGAGGAAGAGTATAGGTGAAACTATCTCCCTGCAGGTAGAGGTGGAGTCCCGAAACAGTCCAGAGAAGGAGGAG AGAACACCAGCTGAGGAAATCACATTTGAGGCACTAAAGAATGCCATTG TGGACACTGTGGGAATGGAGGAACAGGAGAGAGAGCGGAGGAGGCAGGTTGTGGAGAAGTTCCAAAAGGCTCCATTTGAGGAGATAGCTGCCCATTGTGGAGCCAGA gCTACAATGCTACAGAGCAAACTCAGTCAAATCTTCGAAATCACAATCAG GCCACCACCAAGTCCGTCTGGGACCATCACAGCAGGATATGGTCAAACCCAGAGCCGCTCTGTTCCTGTGTATGAGATGAAGTTTCCAGATCTGTGTGTGTATTAG
- the pomcb gene encoding proopiomelanocortin b has product MQGLSWLLAAAALCACGLEVDGQCRDITDCADLDSQEKIMQQTTAEEVEKESLSLGALLSSLVQDNDLQGKRSYTGPFRTDDRRSYSMEHFRWGKPMGRKRRPVKVYTGTSDEEISEEQSLETQLAPQTRRQLDSREDRGPGQKKNANNTEKYRMKHFRWDAPPAPKRYGGFMKPWSEKSSKPFITLLRNIIVKDGQ; this is encoded by the exons ATGCAAGGTCTTTCCTGGCTACTGGCTGCGGCTGCCCTGTGTGCATGCGGATTAGAGGTGGATGGCCAGTGCCGGGACATCACTGACTGCGCAGATCTTGATTCTCAAGAGAAAATAATG CAGCAAACCACAGCAGAAGAGGTGGAGAAAGAAAGCCTGAGCCTGGGTGCATTGCTGTCATCTCTAGTTCAGGATAACGACCTTCAGGGAAAGAGGTCATACACAGGGCCTTTCCGCACCGATGACAGGCGCTCCTACTCCATGGAGCATTTCAGGTGGGGTAAGCCAATGGGCCGCAAACGCCGCCCTGTCAAAGTCTACACTGGTACCTCTGATGAGGAGATCAGTGAGGAGCAGTCATTGGAGACTCAGCTAGCCCCACAGACCCGACGGCAGCTGGACAGTCGTGAGGACAGGGGCCCAGGACAGAAGAAAAATGCCAACAACACCGAGAAGTATCGCATGAAGCACTTCCGCTGGGATGCTCCACCTGCACCTAAGCGCTATGGTGGCTTCATGAAACCCTGGTCAGAGAAGTCCAGCAAGCCTTTCATCACACTTCTCCGTAACATCATCGTTAAAGATGGACAATAA